Sequence from the Streptomyces sp. R33 genome:
ACCGCCACGTCGGGCCGCCTGCGCGCGAAGCCCCGTACGTACGACTCGACCTCGACGGCGTCCTTGCCGAAGCCCGCCGCCGGCAGCGACTTGGGCTGCGTGGTCTCCGTGAAGACGGCCGGATCCCGCGGGGCGCCCCCGTACACGCTCGTGCTGGACTTCACCACCAGCCGCCGTACCGTCGGCGACTTCTGGCAGGCCCCCAGCAGCTGCATCGTCCCGATGACGTTGGTCTCCTTGACGGCGCTCCCCGCGCCGCCCGGCCCCGCCCCGCTCCCGGTCACGGCGAGATGGACCACCGTGTCCACGGCGTGCTCGGCGAGCACCCGGGCGATGGACGACTGCCGGATGTCCGTCCGGACGAACTCCGCCGAGCCCAGCCGGTGCGGCGGCGCGACCGCATCGACCGCGATGACCCGCTCGACCTCAGGATCACGCTGGACCCGCCGCACGAAGCGGCCCCCCAGCTGCCGGGCTGCCCCGGTAACGAGCACGACCTTCCCCACGAGCTCAGCGCCTTCCTCGTCGTCCCCCGGCTACACCGCAGCCCCTCCACCAAAGGATGGTGGAGGGGCTGCGGAGAACACGTACAGCTGCCGTTTACTTCTTGTTACGGCGCTGGACGCGGGTGCGCTTGAGCAGCTTGCGGTGCTTCTTCTTGGCCATCCGCTTACGCCGCTTCTTGATAACAGAGCCCACGACTACCCTCGCTCACTTCTCGGAACATCCCCGCGCCAGCGGGGAACGGTGCGGGGCGTCTGGGCCCACACGACCTACGTCGGCCTAGCCTACCCGCCCGAGCTCTGAGCCTGTAATCCGAGGGGTTCGGAGAGTTCGCCGGAGCTTCAGTCTCAGGCCGACTCCACCCCCACGTAGGACTCTCGGAGGTACTCGTGAACCGCGTTCTCGGGGACCCGGAAGGACCGGCCCACCCGGATTGCGGGCAGATGACCGTTGTGCACCAGCCGGTACACGGTCATCTTCGACACTCGCATCACCGAGGCAACCTCTGCCACGGTCAGGAACACGACCTCGCTGAGAGGCCTCTCGCCAGCAGCCATGACACACCTTGACCTTCCGCGCATGACGGGCACCGGCTTCCCCTCCGGTTACTCCTCGTCGTCGCACGCTCACTCCCCAGAGTAGGGGCGTGTGATACGAGTGGGGAAGAGGAGCTACGGCCACTCCTGCGCACCCGGCAGGCTCGCCCGATCGAGTAGATACCGAATGAGCGGTCTGTAGTAGTCCGCGCGCACCGCGTCATCAAGCGGAACAGTCACCGCCACCCGCCCCTCCGCCTCGCCGACGAACAGTGCCGGGTCGTCCGTATCCGCCAGCCCGATCGCCTCCACACCGAGCTGACCTGCACCGCAGACCCACCCGTGATCCCCCACCACCAGTTCCGGCAACGGCCCGCCGGCCTCCGCGAGCGCCCCGAGCGCGATCCGAACCGGCAGGGGTGAATGGGTGTGCGCGCCGGTTGCACTCCCCGGCGGCCGCGCGCCGGGTTCCCGCACCAACGCGACTCCCCGTACGTAATCGATGCTGTGCCTGCGTACGCCGAACCGGGTCGCCATGTCGACCCCGGCCCCCTGCGCCGGAGTGAGCACAACACATCCCACCGCCGACAGGGCCCGCGCCAAACTGGCGTAGAACCCCAGGAGACGATGCGGATGCCCCGTCCCGAACAACACGGGCGACCGCGCCCCGGCCGCCTCGCCCAGCCGCTGCGCGAACGCCTCCAGCGCCGCCAGCGTCAGCTCCGGATCGATCACGTCCGGCCCGCTGACGTGCGCGGGATCCGCCGAGACCCCGCACTTGTCCGCCATCAGCCTCAGCAGGTCACCCTCGCCCCAGCCCCACTCCGGATCCAGCCCCAGCAGCACCCGCGGATCCCGCGCCGCGAACAACCGGTAACTGCGCAGGCTCTCCTCCCGCGAGGTCGCGACGGGCCCGGCCAACCGGGCGGCCAGCAGATGCGCACGCAGCGCGCCGGTGCTCAACACCCTCCGATGCTGCCGCACCGCACCTGGCGGATCATCAATTCCGGCGGACAGCCCCACACTTGGCGTAACAACCGGCGTAACGATGCATCACTGCTCCCAGGCCCCGAGCGCAGGCGTTACGTGAGCAGGCCACGCAACGGGAACACGGCCCGCCGGGTCGCCAGAACGGCCTGATCGATCCGGTCGGCCGGATCGTAGCCCGCCTCCCAGTCCCGCCACGCGACCGCCCGCCCGTCCGTCATCCGGGCCGGCGCCGGCTGCCGCGTCCGCGCGTACACCTCGTCCCGCCACACGTCCGGCACCACCGACTCCGGATCGACCGGACGGTGCGCCGCGATCCCCACCAGATGCGTCCACGACCGCGGCACGACGTCCACGACCGCGTACCCACCACCGCCCAGCGCCAGCCACCGGCCCCCCGCATGCTCGTGCGCGAGCCGGTGACACGCCTCCTGCACCGCCCGCTGCGCGTCCAGCGACACCGCCAGATGCGCGAGCGGGTCCTCGAAATGCGTGTCCGCCCCGTGCTGGGTCACCAGCACCTGTGGCCGGAAATCCGCCAACAGCTCCGGCACCGTCGCGTGGAAGGCCCGCAGCCACCCCTCGTCCCCGGTCCCGGCGGGCAGCGCCACGTTCACCGCCGAACCCTCCGCCGCCGGCCCGCCCGTCTCCTCCGGCCAGCCGGTCTGCGGGAACAGCGTCCGCGGATGCTCGTGCAGGGAGACCGTCAGCACCCGCGGATCGTCCCAGAACGCCGCCTGGACCCCGTCCCCGTGGTGCACGTCCACATCCACGTACGCGACCCGCTCGGCCCCCAGCTCCAGCAGCCGCGCGATCGCCAGCGCCGCGTCGTTGTACACGCAGAACCCGGCCGCCCCGCCCGGCATCGCATGGTGCAGCCCGCCCGCGAAGTTCACCGCGTGCTCGGCCTCCCCGCGCCAGATCGCCTCCGCCGCCGCCACCGACTGGCCCGCGATCAGCGCGGAGGCCTCGTGCATCCCGTGGAAGGCCGGATCGTCCGTCGTCCCCAGCCCGTACGACCCGTCGGCCACGCGCGGATCCGCCGACACCTCGCGCACCGCGGCCACGTAGTCCTCCCGGTGGACCAGCCGCAGCGTGGAATCCCCCGCCGCGCGGGCCGCCCGTACCTCCATCTCCCGGTCCAGCCCGAAGGCACGCACCAGGCCCATGGTCAGCGCCAGGCGCACCGGGTCCATCGGATGGCTCGGTCCGAAGTCATACCTCGTTACCGCCTCGTCCCACATCAACAGCCCGGTCACCGGCTCGCCGCTCATGCCGGACACCGTATCGGGCGCCCTCCGAGCCGAACGAACGGGCGTGGAAGAGTGTCACGAGCACCAGCGCCATCGGCACGAGCATCGCGCCCCGGTAGCTCCAGGCGTCCCCGATCCCCCCGACGAGCGGCGATCCGATCAGGAAGCCGACGTAGTTGAAGATGTTCAGCCGCGCGACGGCCGTGTCCGACGCCCCCGGGAAGAGGCGCCCCGCAGCCGCGAAGGTCTGCGGCACGATCACGCACAGCCCGATCCCCAGCAGCGTGAACCCGAGCATCCCCACCCACGCCCCTGGCGCGGCCGCCACCACCGCGAACCCGCCGGCCGCGACCAGCGTCCCGATCCGTACGACGGCCACCGCCCCGAAGCGGCGCACGCCCAGGTCCCCGACGGCCCGCCCGATCAGCGTGGTCACCATGTACACGTTGTACGGGACCGTCGCCAGCTGCTCCGAGCTCCCCAGCACGTCCTGGAGGTACTTGGCGCTCCAGTTCGAGACGGTCGAGTCCCCGATGTACGCACACGCCATCACCAGGCACAGCGGCAGCAGCAGCGTGAACCCGCCGGCCCCCAGCCCCTTCTCGGGGACCTGGTCCTCGATGTCCCGCCGGCCGACGTAGAACCGGCTCCCGTAGAGGGCGAGCGGCAGCAGCACGACCACGGCCGGCAGGTACGAGGCGAACAGCGACAGGTGCCAGTGCGCCCCCGCCCAGGCGGCCGACGCCCCGACGATCCCGCCGAGGCTGTACGCGGCGTGGAAGCCGAGCATGATGCTGCGCCCGTACGCGCGCTGCAGGCTGACCCCGAGCATGTTCATCGAGGCGTCCAGCGCGCCGACGGACAGCCCGAACGTCCCGAGCGCCACCGCCACGTGCCACATCTGGCTGCCGGCCCCGACCCCCAGCAAGGAGAGCAGGACCAGCGGCTGCGCCCAGCGCAGTACGGAGGCGGGCCCGACCCGCTTGACGAGGTGCTCGGTGGCCACGCTGGAGACCCCGGCGAGAACCGGCACGGCGGCGAGGAAGGCGGGCAGCAGCCCGTCGGATATCCCGTACCGGTCCTGGATGGCGGGGATCCGCGTCACGAGGAGGGCGAAGGTCACGCCCTGCACGAAGAAGCTGAACCCCAGGGAGGCCCGCCCCCGGCGCAGCCGTACGTCTTCTGTCATGGCGGCACAGCGTAGGCCCGGGGGCTACCCGTGGGTAGAGAGATCACACAGGGAGTTCCAGAAGCCCCGTCAGCTCCTTCATGTCCCCGAAGAAGCCGGTGGCCCCGGCCAGCCGCTCGGCGGGCATCATCCCGGTGAACCCGTACACGTCCATCCCGGCGGCGACGGCGGCCTGCACCCCGAGCGGACTGTCCTCGATCACGACGCACCGCGACGGCTCGACGCCCATGGCTCGGGCCGCGTACAGGAACAGATCGGGGGCGGGCTTCCCCTTGCCCACGTCCTGCGAGCTGAAGATCCGCTCTTCTTCGAACCACCCGTCGAGGCCGGCCGCCCGGTGTCCGACCCGGATCCGCTCGTGACTCCCGGAGGAGGCCAGGCAGTACGGCACCCCGTGGGCGGTCAGGGCTCCGAGCACGTCCACCACGCCGGCGACGGGTGCCAGCTCCCGCTCGAACGCGGCGAAGGTCCGCGCGTGCAGGGTCGCATCGAACGCGGCGGGCAGCCGCTCCCCGGTCCGCTCGAGCACGAGATCGTGCACCCGGTGGACTGCGGAGCCCATGTAGTCGCGGATCGAGTCCTCGTACGAGGTGGGGTGCCCCAGCTCGGTCAGGTATCCGGCGAGGATGCTGTTGGCGACCGGCTCACTGTCCACCAGCACGCCGTCGTTGTCGAAGATGACGAGGTCGTAGCCCATGGCCTCGACCCTACGCAGGCCCCGCCCCTTTCAGAACATGGCCCGTAAACGCAGAAAAGCCCCGCACCATAAGGTGCGGGGCTTTCCCACAATGATTGTTCGGCGGCGTCCTACTCTCCCACAGGGTCCCCCCTGCAGTACCATCGGCGCTGAAAGGCTTAGCTTCCGGGTTCGGAATGTAACCGGGCGTTTCCCTAACGCTATGACCACCGAAACACTATGAAATTTGAACGCTGGCATGAACACAGCTGTTCGTTATTTCAGAACTAACACAGTGGACGCGAGCAACTGAGGACAAGCCCTCGGCCTATTAGTACCAGTCAGCTCCACCCGTTACCGGGCTTCCACATCTGGCCTATCAACCCAGTCGTCTACTGGGAGCCTTACCCTCTCAAGGAGGTGGGAATACTCATCTTGAAGCAGGCTTCCCGCTTAGATGCTTTCAGCGGTTATCCCTCCCGAACGTAGCCAACCAGCCATGCCCTTGGCAGGACAACTGGCACACCAGAGGTTCGTCCGTCCCGGTCCTCTCGTACTAGGGACAGCCCTTCTCAATATTCCTACGCGCACAGCGGATAGGGACCGAACTGTCTCACGACGTTCTAAACCCAGCTCGCGTACCGCTTTAATGGGCGAACAGCCCAACCCTTGGGACCGACTCCAGCCCCAGGATGCGACGAGCCGACATCGAGGTGCCAAACCATCCCGTCGATATGGACTCTTGGGGAAGATCAGCCTGTTATCCCCGGGGTACCTTTTATCCGTTGAGCGACGGCGCTTCCACAAGCCACCGCCGGATCACTAGTCCCGACTTTCGTCCCTGCTCGACCCGTCGGTCTCACAGTCAAGCTCCCTTGTGCACTTACACTCAACACCTGATTGCCAACCAGGCTGAGGGAACCTTTGGGCGCCTCCGTTACCCTTTGGGAGGCAACCGCCCCAGTTAAACTACCCATCAGACACTGTCCCTGATCCGGATCACGGACCGAGGTTAGACATCCAGCACGACCAGAGTGGTATTTCAACGGCGACTCCACCCCAACTGGCGTTGGGGTTTCAAAGTCTCCCACCTATCCTACACAAGCCGAACCGAACACCAATATCAAACTGTAGTAAAGGTCCCGGGGTCTTTCCGTCCTGCTGCGCGAAACGAGCATCTTTACTCGTAGTGCAATTTCACCGGGCCTATGGTTGAGACAGTCGAGAAGTCGTTACGCCATTCGTGCAGGTCGGAACTTACCCGACAAGGAATTTCGCTACCTTAGGATGGTTATAGTTACCACCGCCGTTTACTGGCGCTTAAGTTCTCAGCTTCGCACGCCCGAAAGCGCACTAACCGGTCCCCTTAACGTTCCAGCACCGGGCAGGCGTCAGTCCGTATACATCGCCTTACGGCTTCGCACGGACCTGTGTTTTTAGTAAACAGTCGCTTCTCGCTGGTCTCTGCGGCCACCCCCAGCTCACGGAGCAAGTCCGATCACCAGTGATGGCCCCCCTTCTCCCGAAGTTACGGGGGCATTTTGCCGAGTTCCTTAACCATAGTTCACCCGAACGCCTCGGTATTCTCTACCTGACCACCTGAGTCGGTTTAGGGTACGGGCCGCCATGAAACTCGCTAGAGGCTTTTCTCGACAGCATAGGATCATCCACTTCACCACAATCGGCTCGGCATCAGGTCTCAGCCTTATATGAGGGACGGATTTGCCTACCCCTCGGCCTACACCCTTACCCCGGGACAACCACCGCCCGGGCTGGACTACCTTCCTGCGTCACCCCATCGCTTACCTACTACAAGTCTGGTTCGTCGGCTCCACCACTTTCCTTTCCCCGAAGGGTCCGGAACGGCTTCACGGACTTAGCATCGCCTGATTCGATATTGGGCGTTTCAAAGCGGGTACCGGAATATCAACCGGTTGTCCATCGACTACGCCTGTCGGCCTCGCCTTAGGTCCCGACTTACCCTGGGCAGATCAGCTTGACCCAGGAACCCTTAGTCAATCGGCGCACACGTTTCTCACGTGTGTATCGCTACTCATGCCTGCATTCTCACTCGTGAACCGTCCACAACTAGCTTCCGCTGCTGCTTCACCCGGCACACGACGCTCCCCTACCCATCACAGCAGGCGTTGGCCCTATTGCTGCAATGACACGACTTCGGCGGTACGCTTGAGCCCCGCTACATTGTCGGCGCGGAATCACTTGACCAGTGAGCTATTACGCACTCTTTCAAGGGTGGCTGCTTCTAAGCCAACCTCCTGGTTGTCTCTGCGACTCCACATCCTTTCCCACTTAGCGTACGCTTAGGGGCCTTAGTCGATGCTCTGGGCTGTTTCCCTCTCGACCATGGAGCTTATCCCCCACAGTCTCACTGCCGTGCTCTCACTTACCGGCATTCGGAGTTTGGCTAAGGTCAGTAACCCGGTAGGGCCCATCGCCTATCCAGTGCTCTACCTCCGGCAAGAAACACACGACGCTGCACCTAAATGCATTTCGGGGAGAACCAGCTATCACGGAGTTTGATTGGCCTTTCACCCCTAACCACAGGTCATCCCCCAGGTTTTCAACCCTGGTGGGTTCGGTCCTCCACGAAGTCTTACCTCCGCTTCAACCTGCCCATGGCTAGATCACTCCGCTTCGGGTCTAGAGCGTGCAACTCAATCGCCCTATTCGGACTCGCTTTCGCTACGGCTTCCCCACACGGGTTAACCTCGCTACACACCGCTAACTCGCAGGCTCATTCTTCAAAAGGCACGCAGTCACGACGTTGCATGCAAGCATGCAACGCGACGCTCCCACGGCTTGTAGGCACACGGTTTCAGGTACTATTTCACTCCGCTCCCGCGGTACTTTTCACCATTCCCTCACGGTACTATCCGCTATCGGTCACCAGGGAATATTTAGGCTTAGCGGGTGGTCCCGCCAGATTCACACGGGATTTCTCGGGCCCCGTGCTACTTGGGAGATGAGCAAGCAAGCCGCTGATGTTTCGTCTACGGGGGTCTTACCCTCTACGCCGGACCTTTCGCATGTCCTTCGACTACATCAACGGTTTCTGACTCGCCGACCGGCCGGCAGACCGATCAAGCTCATTCCCACAACCCCGCATGCGCAACCCCTGCCGGGTATCACACGCATACGGTTTGGCCTCATCCGGTTTCGCTCGCCACTACTCCCGGAATCACGGTTGTTTTCTCTTCCTGAGGGTACTGAGATGTTTCACTTCCCCTCGTTCCCTCCACACTGCCTATGTGTTCAGCAGCGGGTGACAGCCCATGACGACTGCCGGGTTTCCCCATTCGGACACCCCCGGATCAAAGCTCAGTTGGCAGCTCCCCGGGGCCTATCGCGGCCTCTCACGTCCTTCATCGGTTCCTGGTGCCAAGGCATCCACCGTGCGCCCTTAAAAACTTGGCCACAGATGCTCGCGTCCACTGTGTAGTTCTCAAACAACGACCAGCCACCCATCACCCCACCAGACAAGCTGGCGAGTTCACTGGGGCCGGCACTGAAGACAAGACCATACGGCCGTACCTTCAGGACCCAACAACGTGCCAGGCACGATCCTCCGTCAGTGAGTCACTTTCCACGCCGAAGCAGTACTCGTGATCCATCCGGAAAACCGTGCCAACTAATCAACGTTCCACCCATGAGCTGACCGTGCAGAACGTTTGTCTGCAATCGGTACTGTGCTCCTTAGAAAGGAGGTGATCCAGCCGCACCTTCCGGTACGGCTACCTTGTTACGACTTCGTCCCAATCGCCAGTCCCACCTTCGACAGCTCCCTCCCTTACGGGTTGGGCCACCGGCTTCGGGTGTTACCGACTTTCGTGACGTGACGGGCGGTGTGTACAAGGCCCGGGAACGTATTCACCGCAGCAATGCTGATCTGCGATTACTAGCGACTCCGACTTCATGGGGTCGAGTTGCAGACCCCAATCCGAACTGAGACCGGCTTTTTGAGATTCGCTCCACCTCACGGTATCGCAGCTCATTGTACCGGCCATTGTAGCACGTGTGCAGCCCAAGACATAAGGGGCATGATGACTTGACGTCGTCCCCACCTTCCTCCGAGTTGACCCCGGCGGTCTCCTGTGAGTCCCCATCACCCCGAAGGGCATGCTGGCAACACAGGACAAGGGTTGCGCTCGTTGCGGGACTTAACCCAACATCTCACGACACGAGCTGACGACAGCCATGCACCACCTGTATACCGACCACAAGGGGGGCACTATCTCTAATGCTTTCCGGTATATGTCAAGCCTTGGTAAGGTTCTTCGCGTTGCGTCGAATTAAGCCACATGCTCCGCCGCTTGTGCGGGCCCCCGTCAATTCCTTTGAGTTTTAGCCTTGCGGCCGTACTCCCCAGGCGGGGAACTTAATGCGTTAGCTGCGGCACCGACGACGTGGAATGTCGCCAACACCTAGTTCCCAACGTTTACGGCGTGGACTACCAGGGTATCTAATCCTGTTCGCTCCCCACGCTTTCGCTCCTCAGCGTCAGTAATGGCCCAGAGATCCGCCTTCGCCACCGGTGTTCCTCCTGATATCTGCGCATTTCACCGCTACACCAGGAATTCCGATCTCCCCTACCACACTCTAGCTAGCCCGTATCGAATGCAGACCCGAGGTTAAGCCTCGGGCTTTCACATCCGACGTGACAAGCCGCCTACGAGCTCTTTACGCCCAATAATTCCGGACAACGCTTGCGCCCTACGTATTACCGCGGCTGCTGGCACGTAGTTAGCCGGCGCTTCTTCTGCAGGTACCGTCACTTTCGCTTCTTCCCTGCTGAAAGAGGTTTACAACCCGAAGGCCGTCATCCCTCACGCGGCGTCGCTGCATCAGGCTTTCGCCCATTGTGCAATATTCCCCACTGCTGCCTCCCGTAGGAGTCTGGGCCGTGTCTCAGTCCCAGTGTGGCCGGTCGCCCTCTCAGGCCGGCTACCCGTCGTCGCCTTGGTGGGCCATTACCCCACCAACAAGCTGATAGGCCGCGGGCTCATCCTTCACCGCCGGAGCTTTCAACCCCCGCCCATGCAGGCAGGAGTATTATCCGGTATTAGACCCCGTTTCCAGGGCTTGTCCCAGAGTGAAGGGCAGATTGCCCACGTGTTACTCACCCGTTCGCCACTAATCCACCCCGAAGGGCTTCATCGTTCGACTTGCATGTGTTAAGCACGCCGCCAGCGTTCGTCCTGAGCCAGGATCAAACTCTCCATGAATGTTTACCGGTAATCCGGTGCACACACACGTTGAGCGGGCCAGTCATGGTCGGAATATGACCGACTGACCACTGCGTCCTCGCTGTGTTGTTGCCTGCAAGCATCACCCGAAGGCGACCTCACAGGTCTTTTTCAAAGGAACCTCATCCACCGAAGTGGACGGGGTATCAACTTCTGGCGTTGATTTTTGGCACGCTGTTGAGTTCTCAAGGAACGGACGCTTCCTTTGTACTCACCCTCTCGGGCTTTCCTCCGGGCTTTCGTTCTTGCGTTTCCGACTCTATCAGAGTCAGTCCCGCTTGCTTTCCGGGGTCTTCGCTTTCGCGTTTTCCCTTTCCGGCGATTCCGACTCTATCAGATCCTTTCGGGCCTGACCCCCAGTCAGCGGGTTGCGCTGCTTGGGCTGTTGGGCCCTTGCGGCGAGTGAGACAGTAGCGGATTCCTTGCCCCCGAACCTAATCGGCGGCTGCGTCCATTGGACACAGATTCCTCATTCGCAAATACGCATGAAAACGAGACGACACAGTGCGCCGTTCGTTCGAATGTGTAGTGCGGGATGGCTGTCCGGGGACCGACCGGAGTCGGCGCTCACGTCGGACAACTCGAAGAACCTTACGGATCTCGGACTCGCGTGTCAACTCCAGGACAGGGGCCGCCCTGGAAGGCTAGCCTGGGGTCCATGACCACGCATGTGCCCACGCTCAGCCTTCGTTGGTGGGCCGCCTGACGGCGGCCGACCTTCCACACGAGCACGCATGCGCTCACGGCCGCCGCTTACGGCGGCCGTTTCTGTTTCTCCCTCCCGGGAGTGGCTCGGTCGCCCGAGGCGGCGGTCCCTACACCAGCCACGCACAGGGAGACAGGACATGACGAGGATCTTCAGCGGGATCAAGCCGTCCGGGCATCTGACGCTGGGCAACTACCTGCGGGCCGTCCGGCAGTGGGTCGCCGCCGATCAGGCGCCGGACGAGGCACTGTTCTGCGTCGTGGACCTCCACGCCCTGACCGTCGAGCACGATCCCGCGCGGGTGCGCCGGCTCAGCAGGCAGGCGGCGACGCTGTTCCTCGCCTCCGGGCTGGACCCGGAGAAATGCACCCTGTTCATGCAGAGCCACGTCGACGAGCACACCCGGCTCTCGTACCTGCTGGAGTGCACCGCCACCGACGGGGAGATGCGTCGGATGGTCCAGTACAAGGAGAAGTCCGCGCAGGCGCAGAGGTCCGGGCAGGGCGTACGGCTGTCGCTGCTGACGTATCCCGTGCTGATGGCCGCCGACATCCTGGCGTACGGGACCGAGGAGGTCCCGGTGGGTGAGGACCAGCGGCAGCACGTCGAGCTGGCCCGGGATCTGGCGGTGCGGTTCAACCAGCGGTACGGGCACACGTTCACGGTGCCGAAGGTGACGCTGCCGCAGGTGGCCGCGCGGGTCATGGACCTGCAGGAGCCGACTTCGAAGATGGGGAAGTCCGGCGGCGCGGGACCCGGCGTGGTGTTCATGCTGGACGAGCCCGGAGTGATCCGGAAGAAGGTCATGCGGGCCGTGACCGACAGCGGGGACGACGGGGTCGTCTACGACCGGGCCACCCGGCCGGGGGTCGCGAACCTGCTGGACGTGCTGGCCGCCTGCACGGGCGGGGATCCGGCCGCGCTCGCGGAGGAGTACGGCGGGTACGGGGCGCTCAAGCGGGATGTCGCCGACGCGGTCGTGGAGGTGCTGCGGCCGGTGCAGGAGCGGCATGCCGAGCTGGCGGCCGACCCGGCGGCGGTGGAGAAGGTGCTGCGGGACGGGGCCG
This genomic interval carries:
- a CDS encoding 30S ribosomal protein bS22, which gives rise to MGSVIKKRRKRMAKKKHRKLLKRTRVQRRNKK
- a CDS encoding helix-turn-helix domain-containing protein, with product MAAGERPLSEVVFLTVAEVASVMRVSKMTVYRLVHNGHLPAIRVGRSFRVPENAVHEYLRESYVGVESA
- a CDS encoding phosphatase — protein: MLSTGALRAHLLAARLAGPVATSREESLRSYRLFAARDPRVLLGLDPEWGWGEGDLLRLMADKCGVSADPAHVSGPDVIDPELTLAALEAFAQRLGEAAGARSPVLFGTGHPHRLLGFYASLARALSAVGCVVLTPAQGAGVDMATRFGVRRHSIDYVRGVALVREPGARPPGSATGAHTHSPLPVRIALGALAEAGGPLPELVVGDHGWVCGAGQLGVEAIGLADTDDPALFVGEAEGRVAVTVPLDDAVRADYYRPLIRYLLDRASLPGAQEWP
- a CDS encoding acetoin utilization protein AcuC, with the protein product MWDEAVTRYDFGPSHPMDPVRLALTMGLVRAFGLDREMEVRAARAAGDSTLRLVHREDYVAAVREVSADPRVADGSYGLGTTDDPAFHGMHEASALIAGQSVAAAEAIWRGEAEHAVNFAGGLHHAMPGGAAGFCVYNDAALAIARLLELGAERVAYVDVDVHHGDGVQAAFWDDPRVLTVSLHEHPRTLFPQTGWPEETGGPAAEGSAVNVALPAGTGDEGWLRAFHATVPELLADFRPQVLVTQHGADTHFEDPLAHLAVSLDAQRAVQEACHRLAHEHAGGRWLALGGGGYAVVDVVPRSWTHLVGIAAHRPVDPESVVPDVWRDEVYARTRQPAPARMTDGRAVAWRDWEAGYDPADRIDQAVLATRRAVFPLRGLLT
- a CDS encoding MFS transporter, yielding MTEDVRLRRGRASLGFSFFVQGVTFALLVTRIPAIQDRYGISDGLLPAFLAAVPVLAGVSSVATEHLVKRVGPASVLRWAQPLVLLSLLGVGAGSQMWHVAVALGTFGLSVGALDASMNMLGVSLQRAYGRSIMLGFHAAYSLGGIVGASAAWAGAHWHLSLFASYLPAVVVLLPLALYGSRFYVGRRDIEDQVPEKGLGAGGFTLLLPLCLVMACAYIGDSTVSNWSAKYLQDVLGSSEQLATVPYNVYMVTTLIGRAVGDLGVRRFGAVAVVRIGTLVAAGGFAVVAAAPGAWVGMLGFTLLGIGLCVIVPQTFAAAGRLFPGASDTAVARLNIFNYVGFLIGSPLVGGIGDAWSYRGAMLVPMALVLVTLFHARSFGSEGARYGVRHERRAGDRAVDVGRGGNEV
- a CDS encoding HAD family phosphatase, which produces MGYDLVIFDNDGVLVDSEPVANSILAGYLTELGHPTSYEDSIRDYMGSAVHRVHDLVLERTGERLPAAFDATLHARTFAAFERELAPVAGVVDVLGALTAHGVPYCLASSGSHERIRVGHRAAGLDGWFEEERIFSSQDVGKGKPAPDLFLYAARAMGVEPSRCVVIEDSPLGVQAAVAAGMDVYGFTGMMPAERLAGATGFFGDMKELTGLLELPV
- the trpS gene encoding tryptophan--tRNA ligase, which translates into the protein MTRIFSGIKPSGHLTLGNYLRAVRQWVAADQAPDEALFCVVDLHALTVEHDPARVRRLSRQAATLFLASGLDPEKCTLFMQSHVDEHTRLSYLLECTATDGEMRRMVQYKEKSAQAQRSGQGVRLSLLTYPVLMAADILAYGTEEVPVGEDQRQHVELARDLAVRFNQRYGHTFTVPKVTLPQVAARVMDLQEPTSKMGKSGGAGPGVVFMLDEPGVIRKKVMRAVTDSGDDGVVYDRATRPGVANLLDVLAACTGGDPAALAEEYGGYGALKRDVADAVVEVLRPVQERHAELAADPAAVEKVLRDGAERARALARPVVDRAYRAIGLLEP